In a single window of the Candidatus Celerinatantimonas neptuna genome:
- the lpdA gene encoding Dihydrolipoyl dehydrogenase gives MSNEIKTQVVVLGAGPAGYSAAFRAADLGLETVLIERYSTLGGVCLNVGCIPSKALLHVAKVIEEAKSLAEHGVVFGEPTTDIDKIRSWKDKVIGQLTGGLSGMAKQRKVTVVNGLAKFVGPNSLVVEGEEGTTTVNFENAIIAAGSRPVQLPFIPHNDERVWDSTDALELKEVPEKLLVLGGGIIGLEMGTVYSALGSQIDVVEFADQLVPAADKDVVKVFTKRVKSKFNIMLETKVVAVESKKDGLYVSFEGKQAPDEALRYDAVLVAVGRVPNGLSLGADKAGVAVTERGFIEVDKQMRTNVPHIYAIGDIVGQPMLAHKGVHEGHVAAEVIAGKKHYFDPKVIPSIAYTEPEIAWVGLTEKEAKAQGIAYESAVFPWAASGRAIASDCADGMTKLIFDKESNQVIGGAIVGTNGGELLGEIGLAVEMGCDAEDIALTIHAHPTLHESIGLAAEVFEGSITDLPNKKAKKK, from the coding sequence ATGAGTAATGAAATAAAAACCCAGGTGGTGGTACTGGGCGCAGGGCCAGCAGGGTACTCTGCTGCCTTTCGTGCGGCAGACTTAGGTTTGGAAACTGTCTTAATTGAGCGCTATAGTACGCTTGGTGGGGTTTGTTTAAATGTCGGCTGTATCCCATCTAAAGCCTTATTGCATGTTGCTAAAGTAATTGAAGAAGCCAAATCTTTGGCTGAGCATGGTGTCGTATTCGGTGAACCGACTACCGATATTGATAAAATCCGTAGCTGGAAAGACAAAGTGATCGGTCAATTGACTGGTGGCTTGAGCGGAATGGCTAAGCAACGTAAAGTCACCGTTGTTAATGGGTTAGCAAAATTCGTGGGACCGAATAGCCTCGTTGTTGAAGGCGAAGAAGGTACAACTACAGTTAATTTTGAAAACGCTATTATTGCTGCCGGGTCTCGTCCTGTTCAATTGCCATTCATTCCTCATAATGATGAACGTGTCTGGGATTCGACTGATGCTCTGGAATTGAAAGAAGTTCCTGAGAAATTGTTGGTTCTTGGCGGTGGTATTATCGGTTTGGAAATGGGAACTGTTTACAGTGCTCTTGGTAGTCAGATTGATGTTGTTGAGTTTGCCGATCAGTTAGTTCCTGCAGCTGATAAAGATGTCGTTAAAGTCTTTACCAAACGTGTTAAATCGAAATTTAACATCATGTTGGAAACTAAAGTTGTTGCTGTTGAATCGAAGAAAGATGGCTTATATGTCAGCTTTGAAGGTAAACAGGCTCCTGATGAAGCCCTGCGTTATGATGCCGTATTGGTTGCTGTCGGTCGTGTTCCAAACGGTCTGTCGTTGGGCGCTGATAAAGCAGGAGTTGCAGTTACCGAGCGTGGTTTTATTGAAGTTGATAAACAGATGCGCACGAATGTACCTCATATTTATGCGATCGGTGATATTGTCGGGCAGCCTATGCTAGCTCATAAAGGCGTACATGAAGGGCATGTTGCAGCAGAAGTCATTGCAGGTAAGAAACATTATTTCGATCCAAAAGTGATTCCAAGTATTGCGTATACAGAGCCTGAAATTGCATGGGTTGGCTTAACTGAGAAAGAAGCGAAAGCTCAGGGAATTGCTTACGAATCAGCTGTATTTCCATGGGCTGCATCTGGACGTGCAATTGCTTCTGATTGTGCTGATGGTATGACTAAATTAATTTTTGATAAAGAATCAAATCAAGTCATCGGTGGTGCAATTGTCGGTACTAATGGTGGTGAACTTTTAGGTGAAATTGGTTTAGCCGTGGAAATGGGATGTGATGCCGAAGATATTGCATTGACCATTCATGCACACCCAACTTTACATGAGTCAATTGGTTTAGCAGCTGAAGTATTTGAAGGTTCAATTACGGATCTGCCAAATAAAAAAGCGAAGAAAAAATAA
- the glnB_2 gene encoding Nitrogen regulatory protein P-II: protein MKLVSAIIKPFKLDDVREAIAEVGVEGLTVSEVKGFGRQKGHTELYRGAEYQVDFLPKVKLEIAAQDSDVDRIIEAITSAAYTGKIGDGKIFVYDLSNVIRIRTGEVDDEAI from the coding sequence ATGAAACTCGTTAGTGCAATTATCAAACCTTTTAAGTTAGACGATGTTCGTGAGGCCATCGCAGAGGTCGGCGTTGAAGGATTAACGGTATCAGAGGTCAAGGGTTTCGGTCGCCAGAAAGGACATACTGAGCTGTATCGTGGTGCTGAATATCAGGTTGATTTTTTACCTAAGGTTAAATTAGAAATTGCTGCTCAAGATAGCGATGTAGATCGCATTATTGAAGCAATTACCAGTGCAGCTTATACAGGGAAAATTGGTGACGGTAAAATTTTTGTTTATGACCTGAGTAACGTGATCCGCATCCGAACCGGTGAAGTTGACGACGAAGCGATCTAA
- the acnB_2 gene encoding Aconitate hydratase B: protein MLEAYREHVQERADLGIVPKPLDAEQVAGLVELLKNPPVGEESVLLDLLENRIPPGVDEAAYVKAGFLAAIAQKKAQSPLISAQKATQLLGTMQGGYNIEPLISLLDDEELAPLAVEALSHTLLMFDSFYDVEGKAKEGNQSAQQVMQSWADAEWFLNKPEIEEKVTLTVFKVSGETNTDDLSPAPDAWSRPDIPLHALAMLKNPRDGIEPDKVGDVGPISLINQLKEKGYPVAYVGDVVGTGSSRKSATNSVLWLMGDDIPYVPNKRAGGYVFGGKIAPIFFNTMEDSGAMPIEFDVSALSTGDVIDVYPFEGKVTHHDSDDVLATFELKTDIILDEVRAGGRIPLIIGRGLTDRARESLGLESSDVFRRPQAVEASDKGFTLAQKMVGKACGVDGIRPGQYCEPKMTTVGSQDTTGPMTRDELKDLACLGFTADLTMQSFCHTAAYPKPVDVETHHSLPDFIMNRGGVSLRPGDGIIHSWLNRMLLPDTVGTGGDSHTRFPIGISFPAGSGLVAFAAATGVMPLDMPESVLVRFKGKMQPGITLRDLVHAIPYQAIQEGLLTVEKRGKKNIFSGLIIEIEGLPQLKVEQAFELSDATAERSAAGCTIKLDKEPIIEYLNSNIVMLKWMIAQGYGDRRTIERRIQAMEAFVADPQLMEADKDAEYSAVIEIDLDSIKEPILCAPNDPDDARLLSEVAGETIDEVFIGSCMTNIGHFRAAGKLLDQFKDTLPTKLWVAPPTKMDQKQLIAEGYYGIFGRVGARTEVPGCSLCMGNQARVASNSTVVSTSTRNFPNRLGDGANVYLASAELAAVVSILGRLPTVAEYLEYSNKINTTAADTYRYLNFDQLDEYTDSAKDVIIQQAV from the coding sequence GTGTTAGAAGCATATCGTGAACATGTACAGGAGCGAGCCGATTTAGGGATTGTTCCGAAACCTCTTGATGCCGAACAAGTCGCGGGACTGGTCGAGTTGCTTAAAAATCCACCTGTTGGTGAAGAAAGTGTTTTATTAGATTTATTGGAAAATCGAATTCCTCCTGGTGTTGATGAAGCCGCTTATGTAAAAGCTGGCTTTTTAGCTGCGATTGCTCAGAAGAAAGCACAATCTCCGCTGATTTCCGCTCAGAAGGCCACTCAATTGCTCGGAACAATGCAAGGTGGCTACAATATTGAACCGTTAATTTCTCTGCTTGATGATGAAGAGCTCGCTCCTTTAGCGGTTGAAGCGCTATCTCATACCCTGTTGATGTTTGACTCATTTTATGATGTCGAAGGAAAAGCTAAAGAAGGGAACCAATCTGCGCAGCAGGTTATGCAGAGCTGGGCTGATGCTGAGTGGTTTTTAAATAAACCTGAAATTGAAGAAAAAGTAACCCTGACAGTTTTTAAAGTTTCAGGTGAAACCAATACTGATGATTTATCTCCGGCACCAGACGCTTGGTCTCGTCCTGATATTCCACTGCATGCTCTGGCCATGTTGAAAAACCCAAGAGATGGTATTGAACCGGATAAGGTGGGTGATGTTGGCCCTATCAGTTTGATTAATCAGCTTAAAGAGAAAGGTTATCCAGTGGCTTATGTCGGGGATGTTGTCGGTACTGGCTCATCTCGGAAATCAGCTACGAATTCAGTGCTCTGGCTTATGGGCGATGATATTCCTTATGTGCCAAATAAACGGGCTGGTGGTTATGTTTTTGGAGGTAAGATTGCCCCAATTTTCTTTAATACCATGGAAGATTCAGGTGCTATGCCAATTGAGTTTGATGTTTCGGCTCTTTCGACTGGTGATGTGATTGATGTTTATCCTTTTGAAGGGAAAGTGACGCATCACGATAGTGATGATGTGTTGGCCACTTTCGAGCTTAAAACGGATATTATTCTTGATGAAGTCAGGGCTGGAGGGCGTATCCCTCTGATCATCGGTCGGGGGCTAACGGATCGTGCTCGTGAGTCACTGGGTCTTGAATCGAGTGATGTGTTCCGGCGACCTCAGGCTGTGGAAGCATCTGATAAAGGCTTTACCCTGGCCCAAAAAATGGTTGGTAAAGCCTGTGGTGTTGATGGAATTCGTCCTGGTCAATATTGCGAACCGAAGATGACAACGGTTGGTTCTCAGGACACTACAGGGCCAATGACTCGTGATGAATTAAAAGATCTGGCTTGTTTAGGATTTACGGCCGACTTAACGATGCAGTCTTTTTGCCATACGGCAGCATATCCAAAACCTGTTGATGTTGAGACACATCATTCCTTGCCTGATTTCATTATGAATCGTGGTGGAGTTTCATTGCGACCGGGTGACGGGATTATTCATTCATGGCTGAATCGGATGTTGCTTCCTGATACGGTTGGTACAGGGGGGGATTCTCATACACGTTTCCCTATTGGGATCTCTTTCCCGGCTGGCTCTGGATTAGTTGCATTTGCGGCTGCAACTGGTGTGATGCCACTTGATATGCCTGAATCTGTTTTAGTTCGTTTTAAAGGGAAGATGCAACCTGGTATCACGCTGCGTGATCTGGTCCATGCAATTCCTTATCAGGCTATTCAGGAAGGTTTACTGACTGTTGAGAAACGTGGTAAGAAAAATATCTTTTCTGGCCTAATTATTGAAATTGAAGGTTTGCCTCAACTGAAAGTTGAACAGGCTTTTGAGCTTTCAGATGCAACGGCTGAACGATCAGCTGCTGGTTGTACTATCAAATTGGATAAAGAGCCGATTATTGAGTATTTGAACTCAAATATTGTCATGCTTAAGTGGATGATTGCTCAAGGGTATGGTGACAGACGCACTATCGAGCGTCGAATTCAGGCCATGGAAGCGTTTGTAGCTGATCCTCAATTAATGGAAGCAGATAAAGATGCCGAATATTCAGCGGTGATTGAAATCGATTTAGACTCGATTAAAGAGCCGATTTTATGTGCACCGAATGACCCAGATGATGCTCGGTTACTTTCAGAAGTTGCTGGTGAAACGATTGATGAAGTCTTTATTGGTTCTTGTATGACCAATATCGGTCATTTTAGAGCAGCAGGTAAGTTACTTGATCAATTTAAAGATACTTTACCTACTAAATTATGGGTTGCTCCACCAACTAAAATGGACCAAAAACAGCTAATTGCTGAAGGGTACTATGGCATATTTGGCCGGGTTGGTGCGAGAACGGAAGTCCCTGGATGCTCTTTGTGTATGGGGAATCAGGCGCGTGTCGCAAGCAATTCGACAGTGGTTTCAACTTCGACCCGGAATTTCCCAAACCGCTTAGGTGATGGTGCGAATGTTTATCTGGCCTCGGCAGAGTTGGCTGCAGTTGTGTCAATTTTAGGACGTTTACCAACAGTTGCTGAATATCTTGAGTATTCTAATAAGATTAATACGACAGCAGCTGATACATATCGGTATCTGAATTTCGATCAACTTGATGAATATACTGATAGTGCTAAAGATGTGATTATTCAGCAGGCTGTTTAA